In the Flavobacteriales bacterium genome, one interval contains:
- a CDS encoding HAMP domain-containing histidine kinase has protein sequence MQLILRGELTQGELDEIGPEAMNKIQQTQETIDHLLYWGNVQSVAPPTLSEVPLKGIVQEQLDRLRPARLEQKVEIEVSIEKELSVKSDPERLRFVLKNLLGRSLQHTQERKISIVSSVVEDRVNLSIEHTGCTKTHVDHHRSETELVMDFMTEMKGKLVIEDKEGATLIALTLPRFSEVVLG, from the coding sequence TTGCAACTCATACTGCGGGGCGAATTGACCCAGGGCGAGTTGGATGAGATCGGTCCGGAAGCCATGAACAAGATCCAACAGACCCAGGAAACCATTGATCACCTTCTTTATTGGGGAAATGTACAATCCGTTGCGCCTCCCACCCTCTCTGAAGTTCCTCTTAAGGGCATCGTGCAAGAACAGCTAGATAGACTCAGACCAGCCCGGCTCGAGCAAAAAGTGGAAATTGAAGTATCTATTGAAAAGGAGTTGTCGGTAAAGTCCGATCCGGAACGATTGAGATTCGTATTGAAAAATTTGTTGGGAAGATCCCTTCAACACACTCAGGAGCGGAAGATTTCGATCGTGTCGTCCGTAGTGGAGGATCGAGTCAATTTGTCGATTGAACATACGGGCTGCACAAAAACACATGTAGATCACCACCGGTCCGAAACGGAATTAGTAATGGATTTCATGACAGAAATGAAGGGCAAACTCGTCATCGAGGATAAAGAAGGCGCCACTTTGATTGCCCTTACTCTCCCTAGGTTCTCCGAGGTGGTTTTGGGTTAA
- a CDS encoding amidohydrolase codes for MRFVLVSLFSICIFCACGTMEPSRDQVDLIVYGGTIYTCDTAFGTAEAMVIDNGLVVATGTVKELFGSYNAEDSLDLDGKACYPGLIDAHAHFRNYARQKLRVDLTGTKSWDECLERVRSFATRVTEGPILGRGWDQNDWDTKEYPTNEELNALFPNRPLALTRIDGHALVANDVALAIAKFNETTHIPGGELPTLDGKLTGVCIDKAEDSLRRSLPEESKDQLAKAMIEAQGDLFAVGLTGLIDAGLPMETIYFIDSLQQIGSLSFPLQIWAQAENRELDHFIEHGVYETDLLTVRGFKVYCDGALGSRGAYLKEPYHDRHDWRGLLVTDSARLFEIAQRIADSDFQLNTHAIGDSGNALVLSAYASVLDPKNDRRWRIEHAQVVTPTDYPSFKEYIVIPSVQPTHATSDMYWAEDRLGPERIAHAYAYSDLLDLHGWMPLGTDFPVERIDPKWTFYAAVFRQDVDGFPAGGFNGENRLSRREALLGMTLWAAKSGFWEGSRGSLEAGKRADFVVPSVDWMEAEATQIADSQIELTYLIGKRVH; via the coding sequence ATGCGTTTTGTCCTTGTTTCCCTATTCTCTATTTGTATTTTCTGTGCCTGCGGCACGATGGAGCCCTCTCGCGATCAAGTCGACCTCATCGTATACGGAGGAACCATCTACACCTGCGACACGGCCTTCGGCACCGCAGAAGCCATGGTTATTGACAATGGACTCGTAGTCGCTACAGGCACGGTCAAAGAGCTCTTTGGATCGTATAACGCTGAGGATTCGCTCGATCTGGACGGAAAGGCATGCTACCCCGGACTCATTGACGCCCATGCCCACTTCAGAAACTACGCTCGTCAAAAACTACGGGTCGATCTTACAGGTACCAAATCTTGGGACGAATGCCTCGAACGCGTTCGATCATTCGCTACACGCGTAACTGAAGGGCCCATCCTCGGACGCGGCTGGGATCAAAACGACTGGGACACCAAGGAATATCCGACCAACGAAGAGCTGAATGCCCTGTTTCCAAATCGCCCGTTGGCATTAACGCGTATCGATGGGCACGCGCTCGTCGCTAACGATGTAGCCCTGGCCATCGCCAAGTTCAATGAAACCACACATATCCCCGGTGGTGAATTGCCCACTCTGGATGGAAAACTTACCGGCGTTTGTATCGACAAGGCCGAGGACAGCCTGCGAAGGAGTTTGCCCGAAGAATCAAAAGACCAGCTCGCCAAGGCCATGATCGAGGCGCAGGGCGATTTGTTTGCGGTCGGACTCACAGGCCTAATCGATGCCGGCCTTCCAATGGAAACCATCTATTTCATCGACAGCCTTCAGCAGATCGGCTCGCTTTCATTCCCACTACAGATTTGGGCACAAGCCGAGAACCGGGAGCTCGATCACTTTATAGAGCACGGGGTGTACGAAACCGACTTGCTCACTGTACGCGGATTCAAGGTCTACTGCGATGGTGCATTGGGATCGCGCGGTGCGTACCTCAAGGAGCCCTATCACGATCGGCATGATTGGCGCGGATTGTTGGTTACCGATAGTGCTCGGCTGTTCGAGATCGCTCAACGCATTGCCGATAGCGATTTCCAGTTGAACACTCATGCCATTGGCGACAGTGGTAATGCTTTGGTATTATCGGCCTATGCATCTGTTTTGGATCCGAAGAATGATCGCCGCTGGCGTATAGAGCACGCGCAGGTCGTGACGCCGACCGACTACCCCTCCTTTAAGGAGTATATTGTAATCCCAAGCGTTCAGCCCACGCACGCGACGTCTGACATGTACTGGGCCGAAGACCGCTTAGGTCCGGAGCGAATTGCTCATGCGTACGCCTACAGTGATTTGCTCGACTTGCACGGTTGGATGCCACTGGGAACGGATTTTCCCGTTGAGCGTATCGATCCGAAATGGACCTTTTACGCTGCCGTATTCCGGCAGGATGTCGATGGGTTTCCAGCAGGAGGATTCAACGGGGAGAATCGACTATCGCGCCGCGAGGCGCTACTCGGCATGACCCTTTGGGCCGCGAAGTCGGGTTTTTGGGAAGGTTCGCGCGGAAGTTTGGAGGCCGGAAAACGGGCCGATTTCGTTGTGCCTTCCGTGGACTGGATGGAAGCTGAAGCGACGCAAATCGCCGACAGTCAGATAGAGTTAACGTATTTAATCGGAAAACGCGTCCATTAA
- a CDS encoding tetratricopeptide repeat-containing sensor histidine kinase gives MKLFPIIGLVLWCSPSFAQESNEVRKNAEADRIEALIVESEEFWYQNTDSAIYYAGKAIELLQEYNDSVLLGWAEISMSTAYYYKGVLDSALMHGQKAMSIYEKVGDEYDISDAHNNIANVLGDMGMIESAIVHYYEGLRVFENWERSEDYSHYIYNNLATVFMDVEDYPRALEHLNRSLEMAIAFEDTGLIALSLSNMASTYLELKDLEKAEEMIDRVIEIARSFPDGKTDLAFGIGLCADLYAERKEWEESIEANYESRRLFAETVSLSDVAIADIGIAEAYTELGQADKALQITERLLSLPEVIENPVTLFDALNQHSKAAETLGLHELAYASARRAIEIDDTLRSREAMTQVRYMEMRELQRENNNLLDITSIQREMNESTQERIALQRYLIIGAIVLILVTLAFLYFLFKNDQRRKASEIELRELNRSKDQLLSIIGHDLRGPMGGLETLLEMMNRGDLSQEEIKAIAPSAIENLSQARNLLEDLLQWGVHQLNSRSVDFTTIHVKALVEDVFHSLNMLAENKGNRLVNDVPTELLVRSDRNIQSFILRNLLQNSIKFTHNGTIRVRGIDSGRVSIFVEDEGVGMSDAEVDRILRGEVFSGHGIHGETGTGLGMSLVREFTNALGGELDIRSEKDRGTSTELRFKR, from the coding sequence ATGAAACTATTCCCTATCATAGGGCTGGTACTCTGGTGCTCCCCTTCTTTTGCTCAGGAATCGAATGAGGTGCGCAAGAATGCCGAGGCCGATCGAATCGAAGCACTCATAGTGGAAAGCGAGGAATTCTGGTATCAGAATACCGATTCTGCTATCTACTATGCAGGGAAAGCCATTGAACTCCTGCAAGAGTACAATGACTCCGTCTTACTCGGTTGGGCAGAGATCAGCATGAGTACCGCGTACTACTACAAGGGCGTGCTCGATTCGGCTCTGATGCATGGGCAAAAGGCCATGTCCATTTACGAAAAGGTGGGCGACGAATACGATATTTCGGACGCACACAACAATATTGCCAACGTTTTGGGTGACATGGGAATGATCGAATCCGCGATTGTCCACTACTACGAAGGCCTGCGCGTTTTTGAAAATTGGGAGCGGTCCGAAGATTACTCCCATTACATCTATAACAACCTCGCCACGGTGTTTATGGATGTAGAAGACTACCCACGTGCTCTGGAACATCTGAACCGATCACTGGAAATGGCGATCGCATTTGAAGACACCGGGCTGATCGCTCTTTCACTGAGTAATATGGCCTCGACCTATCTCGAATTGAAGGATTTGGAAAAAGCCGAAGAAATGATCGATCGAGTGATCGAGATCGCCAGGTCATTTCCCGACGGAAAAACGGACTTGGCCTTTGGCATTGGGCTGTGCGCCGACCTTTACGCCGAAAGAAAGGAATGGGAAGAGTCGATCGAAGCGAATTACGAAAGCCGTCGTCTTTTTGCCGAGACCGTGAGTTTGTCCGATGTGGCCATTGCCGACATCGGAATCGCGGAGGCATACACTGAACTGGGGCAGGCTGATAAAGCCCTTCAAATCACGGAGCGCCTCCTCTCGTTACCCGAGGTCATCGAAAATCCCGTAACTCTGTTCGACGCATTGAACCAACACTCCAAAGCCGCGGAAACGCTTGGGCTGCACGAACTCGCATACGCATCGGCCCGCAGGGCCATCGAAATAGACGACACGCTCAGATCGCGCGAAGCCATGACCCAGGTGCGGTACATGGAAATGAGGGAGTTACAGCGCGAGAACAACAACTTGCTCGATATCACCTCGATCCAGCGCGAAATGAACGAAAGCACCCAGGAACGGATCGCACTTCAACGCTACCTCATCATTGGAGCCATCGTGCTCATTCTCGTAACCCTTGCATTCCTGTATTTCCTCTTCAAGAACGATCAACGCAGAAAGGCATCGGAGATCGAACTGCGAGAGCTCAATCGCAGTAAGGACCAACTGCTCAGTATTATCGGGCACGACTTACGAGGGCCTATGGGCGGACTCGAAACGCTACTCGAAATGATGAATCGGGGCGATCTGAGTCAAGAAGAGATCAAAGCCATAGCTCCATCGGCCATTGAAAACCTTTCCCAAGCACGCAATCTCCTCGAAGACCTCTTGCAGTGGGGTGTCCACCAATTGAACAGTCGATCCGTAGATTTCACCACCATCCATGTGAAAGCCTTGGTGGAAGACGTTTTCCATTCGCTTAACATGTTGGCTGAAAACAAAGGAAATCGCTTGGTAAATGACGTTCCGACCGAACTCCTTGTTCGAAGCGATCGGAATATCCAGAGCTTCATTCTCCGGAACCTGCTACAAAACAGCATCAAATTCACCCATAACGGCACTATTCGCGTGCGCGGGATCGACTCGGGCCGCGTTTCGATCTTCGTCGAGGACGAAGGCGTGGGAATGTCCGATGCAGAAGTCGATCGCATCCTTCGCGGTGAAGTATTCTCCGGTCACGGGATCCATGGCGAAACCGGGACTGGCCTCGGTATGAGTCTCGTTCGGGAATTCACGAACGCCCTCGGCGGCGAACTCGATATCCGCTCCGAAAAGGACCGCGGAACCTCCACCGAACTGCGCTTTAAACGCTAA
- a CDS encoding GAF domain-containing protein, protein MNKPPIPVNEIERLDSIERLAIMDTSPEQEYDDIVQLASLLAGTPISLISLVDADRQWFKAKVGVDESETDRDIAFCAHAILSSGPMIIENLMEDRRFVDNPLVLNDPNVRFYAGFPLITSEGHALGTLCVLDREPRALIETQIFGLKTLADQVLRNFELRRSAIEIRKNAELIGKQRDVLLRSSKIQKNSWARFKKTFKNHCPD, encoded by the coding sequence ATGAATAAGCCCCCGATTCCAGTAAACGAAATAGAACGTCTAGACTCTATAGAGCGTCTGGCGATCATGGATACTTCCCCGGAACAGGAGTACGACGACATCGTGCAGCTCGCTTCTTTGCTTGCTGGAACCCCCATTTCTTTGATCAGCCTTGTCGATGCCGACCGTCAATGGTTCAAAGCGAAAGTCGGAGTTGATGAGTCGGAAACGGATCGCGATATCGCCTTTTGTGCCCATGCGATCTTGAGTAGTGGCCCAATGATCATTGAAAACCTCATGGAGGATCGTCGATTCGTAGATAATCCCTTGGTGCTCAATGACCCGAATGTTCGTTTTTATGCGGGATTTCCGCTGATTACTTCGGAGGGTCATGCACTAGGTACCTTGTGTGTACTCGATAGGGAACCAAGAGCGTTGATCGAAACGCAGATCTTTGGGCTCAAAACACTGGCCGATCAAGTTCTGAGGAATTTTGAACTGCGACGCTCCGCAATAGAAATCAGAAAGAACGCCGAGTTGATCGGAAAACAGCGCGATGTGCTTTTGCGATCGTCCAAAATTCAAAAAAATTCTTGGGCACGGTTCAAAAAGACATTTAAGAACCATTGTCCGGATTAA
- a CDS encoding LysE family translocator: MSFGDFLYFLTASVLLTLSPGPDLIFVITQSVSRHWKAGVATALGLCSGLIVHTSVVALGAAVFLKSNPLLFSLVEYAGAAYLLYLAWIVFRSNEQITLGKANIADLRGLYKKGVTMNLLNPKVTLFFLAFLPQFIPNDTSTVSPALYALFLGGIFLAQALVIFSMASFIVGNLAARFWESSWYAPTMKWGQIIVFVSIALHLVIT, from the coding sequence ATGTCCTTTGGTGATTTCTTGTACTTCCTTACCGCAAGCGTTTTACTTACGCTCTCTCCCGGACCGGATTTGATCTTTGTCATTACACAAAGTGTGAGCCGCCACTGGAAAGCCGGTGTTGCAACCGCATTGGGTTTATGCTCGGGATTGATCGTTCACACTTCCGTAGTGGCCCTGGGAGCGGCCGTTTTTCTCAAGTCGAATCCTCTGTTGTTCAGCCTCGTCGAATACGCAGGAGCCGCTTACTTGCTATATCTCGCCTGGATCGTCTTTCGATCCAACGAGCAAATCACTCTTGGCAAGGCCAATATTGCGGATCTCAGAGGACTGTACAAAAAAGGGGTTACCATGAATCTGTTAAATCCGAAGGTGACCCTGTTCTTTCTGGCCTTTTTACCACAGTTCATTCCCAATGACACAAGCACTGTTTCACCCGCCCTCTACGCCCTTTTTCTCGGAGGAATTTTCTTGGCACAGGCACTGGTCATTTTTTCGATGGCTTCATTCATTGTAGGTAATCTGGCTGCACGCTTTTGGGAGAGTTCGTGGTATGCACCAACGATGAAATGGGGTCAAATCATAGTTTTCGTTTCCATCGCGTTGCATTTGGTGATCACTTAA
- the uvrB gene encoding excinuclease ABC subunit UvrB yields MEFKLASDYKPTGDQPQAIKELSEGLRRGDKNQVLLGVTGSGKTFTVANVIQEVQRPTLVLSHNKTLAAQLYGEFKQFFPNNAVEYFVSYYDYYQPEAYIPVSGTYIEKDLSINDEIEKLRLSATSSLLSGRKDIIVVASVSCIYGIGNPEEFSKNVIEIARGMVIPRNKFLHQLVGSLYARTEAEFHRGNFRVKGDTVDVFPAYADTAFRIHFWGDEIEEIETFDPYTNARLEKFDRVTIYPANIFVTSKGNLQRAIHDIQDDLVSRVQFFKDVGRPLEAKRLEERTNFDLEMIRELGYCSGIENYSRYLDGREPGTRPFCLLDYFPEDFLMVIDESHVTVSQISAMYGGDRSRKENLVEYGFRLPAAMDNRPLKFEEFKELTDQTLFVSATPADYELEQSGGVVVEQVIRPTGLLDPKIDVRPSENQIDDLLEEIRQRVEKEERVLVTTLTKRMAEELTKYLTRYDVRTRYIHSDVDTLKRVEIMRDLRLGVFDVLVGVNLLREGLDLPEVSLVAILDADKEGFLRSERSLTQTAGRAARNINGLVIMYADKITKSMQRTIDETNRRRAKQMAYNEEHNITPTPLKKSKEQILGQTSVSRYSNRIEESEIPKAAADPVIRFMNKEQLQKSIIHSRKEMEKAAKELDFIAAAKYRDELQDLERLLAEKND; encoded by the coding sequence ATGGAATTTAAGCTCGCATCGGATTATAAACCAACAGGAGATCAACCCCAGGCCATTAAAGAGCTGAGTGAAGGCCTTCGTCGGGGAGACAAGAATCAAGTCTTGTTGGGAGTTACCGGTTCGGGTAAGACATTTACCGTTGCCAACGTAATTCAAGAGGTTCAACGCCCTACTCTAGTGCTCAGCCATAACAAAACCTTGGCGGCACAGCTGTATGGGGAATTCAAGCAGTTCTTCCCAAACAATGCGGTAGAGTATTTCGTCAGCTATTATGACTACTATCAGCCGGAAGCATACATACCGGTTTCAGGAACGTACATCGAAAAGGACCTCAGCATCAACGATGAGATCGAAAAGCTGCGTTTGAGTGCCACCTCTTCCCTGCTTTCGGGCCGCAAGGACATTATTGTCGTTGCATCGGTCAGTTGTATCTACGGAATTGGGAACCCGGAGGAATTCAGTAAGAACGTGATCGAAATTGCCCGGGGCATGGTAATCCCGCGTAATAAATTCCTTCACCAACTCGTAGGAAGTCTCTACGCTCGCACGGAGGCGGAATTCCATCGAGGTAATTTCCGGGTCAAAGGCGATACCGTTGATGTTTTCCCGGCCTATGCCGATACGGCATTTCGCATTCATTTCTGGGGTGATGAGATCGAAGAGATCGAAACTTTTGATCCGTACACCAATGCACGTTTAGAGAAGTTTGATCGGGTCACTATTTATCCCGCCAATATTTTTGTTACCTCGAAAGGAAATCTACAGCGAGCGATTCACGATATCCAAGATGATTTGGTCTCTCGTGTTCAATTCTTCAAAGACGTAGGGCGCCCTCTTGAGGCCAAGCGACTCGAAGAGCGGACGAATTTCGACTTGGAAATGATCAGAGAGCTCGGTTATTGTAGTGGAATTGAAAACTACTCGCGCTACCTGGATGGTCGCGAACCGGGAACTCGCCCCTTCTGCTTGCTCGATTACTTCCCTGAAGACTTTTTAATGGTGATCGACGAAAGTCACGTTACCGTGTCTCAGATATCGGCGATGTACGGCGGAGATCGCTCACGAAAAGAAAACCTTGTGGAATACGGCTTCAGGTTACCTGCAGCTATGGACAACCGCCCCTTGAAATTCGAAGAGTTCAAGGAGTTGACCGATCAAACTCTTTTTGTTTCTGCTACTCCTGCCGACTATGAATTGGAACAATCAGGAGGTGTGGTCGTCGAACAGGTCATACGCCCTACGGGTCTACTAGATCCGAAGATCGACGTTAGGCCCAGCGAAAATCAAATCGACGACCTACTGGAGGAGATTCGGCAACGGGTCGAAAAAGAGGAAAGAGTACTGGTTACCACCTTAACCAAGCGTATGGCTGAAGAGCTGACCAAGTACCTCACGCGTTACGATGTGCGCACTCGTTACATTCACAGCGATGTAGATACGCTCAAGCGGGTCGAGATCATGCGTGATCTAAGGCTCGGTGTATTTGACGTACTCGTTGGCGTGAACCTTCTTCGCGAGGGATTGGATCTACCCGAGGTATCCCTGGTTGCAATACTGGACGCGGATAAAGAAGGTTTTCTAAGGTCTGAGCGGTCCCTGACTCAAACTGCAGGACGAGCGGCCAGGAATATCAATGGACTTGTGATCATGTACGCCGATAAGATCACGAAAAGTATGCAGCGCACGATCGACGAGACGAATAGGAGGCGTGCAAAGCAGATGGCGTACAACGAGGAGCACAACATCACTCCCACTCCGCTTAAGAAATCCAAAGAACAGATTCTCGGTCAAACTTCGGTTAGCAGGTATTCGAACAGAATAGAGGAAAGCGAGATTCCCAAGGCTGCCGCTGATCCCGTGATTCGGTTCATGAACAAAGAGCAACTGCAAAAGTCCATCATCCACAGTCGAAAGGAAATGGAAAAGGCGGCTAAAGAGCTGGACTTCATAGCGGCTGCAAAATACCGTGATGAGCTTCAAGACCTCGAGCGCTTGCTGGCCGAAAAGAACGACTGA